Proteins encoded together in one Planctopirus ephydatiae window:
- a CDS encoding glycosyltransferase family protein, with protein sequence MSHLVFSLAGEGRGHAVRVRTLLERLKHEHRITVFAPDQAFEFLSPLYPRARDRVQIERIPGLRFHYTNSRMDVSRSIWEGLKYAAVTMPSIVRKIRSFIDREQPDLAIIDFEPALSRAAFKSGLPTMILDHQHVLRACDFSMLPKDLQWHAASMSWAVWAFYAPAERTLASSFYTPPLKPEFSFVKQVGPLLRREVTERRTSREGFVLSYLRPQTPAATLDILKSLPCQVKVYGLGEQPSQDNLVFSPIHETRFLDDLASCRAVISAAGNQLCGESLYLGKPMLTLPESQHFEQRINAWFLREMGAGDTCELESFSQEKLLQFWEQLPEFEQAAERYRGKNDGTPIVLAEIDDMLRKHAPAVRLPDPQWPGRNVATAKTPAKPQLST encoded by the coding sequence ATGTCCCATCTGGTATTCAGTCTGGCGGGTGAAGGACGAGGCCACGCTGTACGAGTTCGCACTCTTCTCGAGCGACTCAAGCACGAACATCGAATCACCGTCTTTGCCCCGGATCAGGCGTTTGAATTCTTGTCGCCACTCTATCCTAGAGCCAGAGACAGGGTGCAGATCGAGCGTATTCCCGGGTTGCGATTTCATTACACGAATTCGCGGATGGATGTCAGTCGCTCTATCTGGGAAGGCCTGAAGTACGCGGCCGTCACTATGCCTTCTATTGTGAGAAAAATCCGTTCATTCATTGATCGCGAGCAGCCCGATCTGGCCATCATCGATTTTGAACCAGCACTATCGCGTGCCGCATTCAAATCGGGTCTGCCAACGATGATCCTGGATCATCAGCACGTGTTGAGGGCCTGCGATTTCTCGATGTTGCCCAAGGATTTGCAATGGCACGCAGCTTCGATGAGTTGGGCCGTCTGGGCGTTCTACGCTCCAGCCGAACGCACTTTGGCTTCGTCGTTTTATACGCCGCCGCTCAAGCCTGAATTTTCCTTCGTAAAGCAGGTCGGGCCCCTTTTACGAAGGGAAGTCACTGAGCGTCGCACTTCGCGAGAAGGTTTTGTGCTGTCGTATCTCAGGCCACAAACACCGGCTGCCACTCTCGATATTCTCAAAAGTCTGCCTTGTCAGGTCAAAGTTTATGGTCTGGGTGAGCAGCCTTCTCAGGATAATCTCGTCTTTTCGCCGATTCACGAGACGCGATTTCTGGACGATCTGGCATCGTGCCGGGCAGTCATCAGTGCCGCAGGAAACCAATTGTGCGGCGAATCTCTCTATCTCGGTAAACCCATGCTGACCTTACCGGAGAGTCAGCATTTCGAACAGCGGATCAACGCCTGGTTTCTGCGAGAAATGGGTGCTGGCGATACCTGCGAACTAGAATCTTTCTCACAAGAAAAACTGCTGCAGTTCTGGGAGCAGTTGCCGGAGTTTGAGCAAGCCGCAGAACGTTATCGTGGTAAAAATGACGGCACACCAATCGTTCTGGCTGAGATCGATGACATGCTCCGCAAGCATGCACCCGCAGTACGCCTCCCCGATCCTCAATGGCCCGGCCGTAACGTTGCGACAGCCAAAACCCCTGCCAAGCCTCAGCTTTCGACGTAA
- a CDS encoding SDR family NAD(P)-dependent oxidoreductase produces the protein MRFQNRVVLITGSAAGIGAGCAQVFLDEGARVISLDRDQTALEKWLESLVPAQREQVWPIVCDVANTAQLQNAIQSGIQSFGRLDCLINNAGIHPPALTIAETSLELVEQVMRVNFIATFAASQAVVEELKKTRGTIINISSMTAVLGQENSTAYAASKGAQVSFTKSLALELARYGVRVNAILPSNVDTPLMRTWAASLPDPEAALDRVARLQPLGRMATPDEIGKIALFLATEDSSFLTGQAIEADGGAALDY, from the coding sequence ATGCGATTTCAGAATCGTGTTGTTTTGATCACTGGCAGTGCGGCTGGGATTGGTGCCGGCTGTGCCCAGGTGTTTCTGGACGAAGGAGCGAGAGTCATCTCGTTGGATCGCGATCAGACTGCACTGGAGAAATGGCTCGAAAGCCTGGTTCCTGCACAACGCGAGCAAGTGTGGCCAATTGTCTGTGATGTGGCCAATACAGCCCAACTGCAGAATGCAATCCAGTCGGGTATCCAAAGTTTTGGTCGCCTGGATTGCCTGATCAACAATGCAGGGATCCATCCTCCCGCTTTAACGATTGCCGAAACCTCTCTGGAACTGGTCGAGCAGGTGATGCGAGTCAACTTCATCGCCACATTTGCAGCCAGTCAGGCAGTCGTTGAGGAACTCAAAAAGACTCGGGGAACAATCATCAACATCTCATCGATGACAGCAGTCCTTGGACAGGAAAACTCAACCGCTTATGCGGCATCGAAGGGTGCCCAGGTGAGCTTCACCAAATCTCTGGCCCTGGAACTGGCACGCTATGGAGTGCGGGTGAATGCGATCCTTCCCAGTAATGTCGATACACCACTGATGAGAACATGGGCCGCCTCTCTTCCCGATCCGGAAGCGGCTCTTGATCGAGTGGCCCGCCTACAACCTTTGGGACGAATGGCCACTCCGGATGAAATCGGAAAAATCGCTCTCTTTCTTGCGACTGAGGACTCCAGCTTTCTCACTGGACAAGCCATTGAAGCCGATGGCGGAGCTGCGCTGGATTATTAG
- a CDS encoding carbonic anhydrase → MDLIYRYDPYAPVTPRQIPTTEAAVNHLLEGNSRFIQFVRQMQKHTLDPSLKDPIVMPISPVAMGLPLFEGAVLTQAPFAVVLGCSDARVPTEQIFDQSFNDLFVLRIAGNVLGSECLGSLHYAVKALGESLKVVVVMGHSKCGAVTAAVDTYLSPEGYADIAYTFPLRTLVDQIQIAVRGAARALDQYSPIFQHNPELHRSFLVAVTSYINSSITALELQRELKLRVKNPPQVKFGIYDFDSLRVQALPLESGAAPQLRDAPTSPEELSQYSSEVVEALFSLPDEERDSCRLTMKL, encoded by the coding sequence ATGGATTTGATTTACCGGTATGACCCATATGCACCTGTCACTCCACGGCAGATTCCTACCACCGAAGCTGCGGTCAATCATCTGCTCGAAGGGAATTCACGGTTCATACAATTTGTGCGGCAGATGCAGAAGCACACACTGGATCCGTCCCTTAAAGATCCTATCGTCATGCCCATCAGCCCTGTGGCGATGGGTTTGCCCTTGTTCGAAGGGGCCGTGTTGACTCAGGCTCCATTCGCTGTGGTACTCGGTTGTTCAGATGCCCGCGTGCCGACAGAACAGATTTTTGATCAGTCTTTCAATGATCTATTTGTTCTCCGTATTGCCGGGAACGTCCTGGGGTCTGAATGTCTGGGGTCTTTGCATTATGCGGTGAAAGCCCTCGGCGAAAGCCTGAAGGTGGTTGTCGTCATGGGGCATTCCAAATGTGGAGCCGTCACGGCTGCGGTCGATACGTATCTTTCACCAGAAGGGTATGCCGATATTGCCTACACGTTCCCATTACGAACACTGGTCGATCAGATTCAGATTGCTGTCCGTGGTGCGGCTCGCGCCCTCGATCAGTATTCGCCGATCTTCCAGCACAACCCGGAACTGCATCGATCCTTTCTGGTCGCAGTGACGTCCTACATCAACAGTTCCATCACAGCTCTTGAACTCCAGAGAGAACTCAAACTGCGAGTCAAGAATCCGCCACAGGTCAAGTTTGGCATTTACGATTTCGATTCGCTGCGTGTCCAGGCTTTGCCACTTGAATCGGGGGCAGCGCCTCAGTTGCGCGATGCCCCGACATCTCCCGAAGAGCTGTCTCAGTATTCGAGTGAAGTGGTCGAGGCGCTGTTCAGTTTGCCGGATGAAGAGCGTGATAGCTGCCGCTTGACGATGAAGCTGTAG
- a CDS encoding bestrophin family protein, which translates to MIEYNRYSWWKTAFSFRGTALPRAGWRVLTCVIYALLVQATFELGSGLELFDEQRFLGIDPVGHAVVGSLLGFLIVFRMNSSNNRYWEGRSHWGQLINSSRNLVRFGCEYGDRGSTLSRLVAGYVISLRRSLHGQRDTEEVDVYLPAELCEQVSRFGNIPTGVTSAISHWIGEQYRKGKLDSMQVRQMEDQLCKMVDAQGGCEKIQKTPLPFIYVAMIKQLILAYLITLPLVLCERCGWWSPVLMFVVSLALLGMEEASVEIEDPFGSDGNCLDLEALTLTIARDAGQLALFKPAFICDDQRD; encoded by the coding sequence ATGATTGAATACAACCGTTATAGCTGGTGGAAGACGGCATTTTCATTTCGCGGAACGGCCTTGCCCCGAGCTGGCTGGCGTGTCCTCACCTGTGTGATTTATGCCTTGCTGGTGCAGGCCACTTTTGAACTGGGGAGTGGGCTGGAATTATTTGATGAGCAGCGGTTCTTAGGGATCGATCCTGTGGGGCATGCCGTGGTCGGTTCGCTCCTGGGATTCCTGATTGTCTTCCGCATGAACTCTTCCAATAACCGTTATTGGGAAGGGCGGTCTCATTGGGGTCAGTTGATCAACAGTTCGCGAAATCTCGTGCGTTTTGGTTGTGAGTATGGTGACCGCGGTTCAACCCTTTCGAGGTTAGTCGCCGGGTATGTGATCTCACTGAGGCGGTCACTGCATGGTCAGCGCGATACCGAGGAAGTCGATGTCTATCTGCCCGCGGAACTTTGCGAGCAGGTCTCTCGATTTGGAAACATTCCCACTGGGGTCACATCGGCCATCAGTCACTGGATTGGCGAGCAGTATCGGAAAGGGAAGCTCGATTCGATGCAGGTTCGTCAGATGGAAGACCAGCTTTGCAAAATGGTCGATGCTCAGGGTGGGTGTGAGAAAATCCAGAAAACACCTTTGCCATTCATCTATGTGGCGATGATCAAGCAACTGATTCTCGCCTACTTGATCACGTTGCCTCTTGTCTTATGCGAACGCTGTGGCTGGTGGTCTCCTGTGTTAATGTTTGTTGTTTCGCTGGCACTTCTGGGTATGGAGGAAGCCAGCGTTGAAATTGAAGACCCCTTTGGTTCCGATGGCAATTGCCTCGATCTCGAAGCGTTGACATTAACCATTGCTCGTGATGCCGGTCAGTTGGCACTGTTCAAACCCGCCTTTATATGTGACGATCAGCGCGATTAA
- a CDS encoding dihydrodipicolinate synthase family protein, with amino-acid sequence MWHGVYPAVTTQFHADFSIDIEATLKHVDVLIDEGVHGLIMLGSVGENTALEPHEKREVLKSVVEHVAGRVPVLSGVAEYTTAMACRYAADAEKLGANGLMVLPCMVYKADAREAMTHFREVAKASSLPIMIYNNPVAYTVDVTPAMLQELADEPKFVAVKESSDNVRRITDIRNLLGNRYTLLSGVDDLALESILLGAEGWVSGLVNAFPAENRALWELATAGRWQEALDIYRWYTPLLHLDTHTKLVQYIKLCMAEVGYGSELTRPPRLPLVGEERTRITKLIRDAIANRPQLDALLSSTAN; translated from the coding sequence ATGTGGCACGGCGTGTATCCTGCGGTGACGACTCAGTTTCATGCAGACTTCTCCATCGATATCGAAGCCACCCTCAAGCATGTTGATGTGCTGATTGATGAAGGTGTGCATGGCTTGATCATGCTGGGAAGTGTTGGCGAAAACACTGCCCTTGAGCCGCATGAAAAGCGGGAAGTGCTCAAGAGCGTCGTCGAGCATGTGGCTGGACGCGTGCCGGTTCTGAGTGGTGTGGCCGAGTACACCACAGCCATGGCTTGCCGCTACGCTGCCGATGCTGAAAAGCTGGGTGCTAACGGGCTGATGGTGCTCCCTTGTATGGTCTATAAAGCCGATGCCCGCGAAGCCATGACTCACTTCCGTGAAGTGGCTAAGGCCTCGTCTCTCCCGATCATGATTTACAATAATCCAGTGGCCTACACGGTCGATGTGACTCCTGCCATGTTGCAGGAACTGGCCGATGAACCCAAGTTCGTCGCCGTCAAGGAATCTTCAGATAACGTCCGCAGGATCACCGATATCCGCAATCTTCTGGGAAATCGCTACACGCTCCTTTCGGGTGTGGACGACCTGGCTCTCGAAAGTATTCTGCTGGGGGCCGAAGGCTGGGTTTCTGGCCTGGTCAACGCCTTCCCTGCTGAAAACCGTGCATTGTGGGAACTCGCGACGGCTGGTCGCTGGCAGGAAGCTCTCGATATCTACCGCTGGTACACGCCGCTGCTGCACCTCGATACTCACACCAAGCTTGTTCAATACATCAAGCTCTGTATGGCTGAAGTGGGATATGGCAGCGAACTGACTCGACCACCTCGCTTGCCACTGGTGGGAGAAGAACGTACACGGATCACGAAGTTGATTCGCGATGCGATTGCCAACCGCCCTCAGTTGGACGCTCTCCTTTCTTCCACCGCGAATTGA
- a CDS encoding enolase C-terminal domain-like protein: MTIASLHAWIVRIPLKRKVTHASHSRTETLSVIVRCQLKSGETGWGEGLPRKYVTGETVDDLGPLLREAQVERQLRGGWKDLAEAMALCRSLMIGRPDDDRHCFGNSIRCAVEIALLDAAFRHAGEPLWRIAELAKIDGLPKPEIHPERIRYSAVFTSMNLPKLMIRCAKLRYYQFAAGKLKVGIAGRDDVQQARWVRRLLGTSFDLRIDANEAWLPEQLEERLERLSNLGITSCEQPVAHEHVQALSHLRRRIPVPIMLDESVCSLEDARRAFNDGTCDLFNLRLSKCGGFLPSLELAAFASKHGLGYQLGCQVGETGILSAAGRQFATAVGGIRHHEGSFDRFLVKEPLTKEDLTFGRGGWAPRLHGPGLGITVDETAIRRVCVEEGQIL; this comes from the coding sequence ATGACCATTGCCAGCCTGCATGCCTGGATTGTGAGAATTCCCCTCAAGCGGAAGGTCACACACGCTTCGCATTCACGGACGGAAACGTTGTCTGTCATTGTTCGTTGCCAGTTGAAGAGTGGCGAAACCGGTTGGGGGGAAGGCCTGCCTCGAAAGTATGTGACCGGCGAGACGGTGGACGATCTAGGGCCACTTTTGCGCGAAGCCCAGGTAGAGAGGCAATTGCGTGGTGGCTGGAAAGATCTGGCCGAAGCTATGGCGCTGTGCCGCTCGCTGATGATTGGCCGCCCGGATGATGACCGCCACTGTTTCGGTAATTCGATTCGCTGTGCGGTCGAGATAGCCTTACTCGATGCAGCCTTCCGACATGCGGGCGAGCCTCTCTGGAGAATCGCCGAGCTGGCGAAAATCGACGGCTTGCCTAAGCCTGAGATCCACCCAGAGCGAATCCGGTACAGTGCTGTTTTCACGTCGATGAATCTTCCCAAATTGATGATTCGTTGTGCCAAACTGCGGTATTACCAGTTTGCTGCCGGCAAACTGAAGGTTGGCATTGCAGGCCGTGATGATGTTCAGCAGGCCAGATGGGTTCGTCGACTGTTAGGTACGTCATTTGATTTACGGATCGATGCCAATGAAGCATGGCTTCCTGAACAGCTGGAAGAACGTCTGGAGCGATTGTCCAATTTAGGGATCACGTCGTGCGAGCAACCTGTGGCTCATGAGCATGTGCAGGCATTAAGCCATCTGAGAAGACGCATTCCAGTCCCCATAATGCTCGATGAATCGGTATGCAGCCTCGAAGATGCCCGGCGTGCCTTCAATGATGGAACCTGTGATCTGTTCAACCTGCGGCTTTCCAAATGCGGTGGCTTTTTGCCCTCACTCGAATTGGCGGCTTTTGCGAGCAAACATGGACTCGGCTATCAGTTGGGTTGCCAGGTGGGTGAGACAGGAATTCTTTCCGCTGCAGGCCGGCAGTTCGCCACGGCCGTCGGAGGAATTCGGCATCATGAAGGGAGCTTTGATCGATTTCTCGTCAAAGAACCTCTGACCAAAGAAGACCTCACCTTCGGACGCGGCGGCTGGGCACCCAGACTCCATGGTCCTGGCTTGGGGATCACGGTTGATGAAACAGCCATTCGCCGGGTCTGTGTTGAAGAGGGGCAGATTCTCTAA
- a CDS encoding RluA family pseudouridine synthase: protein MKRWHILFEDNHCLVVEKPAGILTMGDETGDENMVQLAMDDLKIRHQKPGNVYVGLVHRLDRPVSGVLLLAKTSKAASRLSAQFRERELEKTYLAIVEGQLNPAAGELVDWLIKDQERNHTRVTSPQTPGAKQARLRYRQLETLVTPEGTRTLVEVQPMTGRSHQIRVQLAHAGAPILGDLRYGSKIPLGKMIALHARSLTFEHPVQKQPLTIYAPLPSDWKPFVNPLLWEKFQTAGESTAESSNR, encoded by the coding sequence ATGAAGCGATGGCACATTCTCTTCGAGGACAATCATTGCCTGGTCGTCGAGAAACCGGCTGGCATCTTGACGATGGGAGACGAAACTGGTGACGAAAACATGGTGCAATTGGCCATGGACGACTTGAAAATTCGTCATCAGAAACCCGGGAACGTCTATGTGGGACTCGTTCATCGACTTGATCGGCCAGTTTCCGGCGTGCTGCTGTTGGCAAAAACCTCGAAAGCCGCCTCAAGGCTTTCGGCACAGTTCCGCGAGCGTGAACTCGAGAAAACCTATCTGGCAATCGTTGAAGGTCAACTGAACCCAGCAGCGGGAGAACTCGTCGACTGGTTAATCAAAGACCAGGAGCGAAATCATACCCGGGTGACATCCCCTCAAACGCCTGGCGCCAAGCAGGCCAGGCTCAGGTATCGTCAACTCGAAACGCTGGTAACGCCCGAGGGAACACGAACTTTGGTGGAAGTCCAGCCGATGACCGGGCGCAGCCACCAGATTCGTGTCCAACTGGCCCATGCAGGTGCCCCGATCCTAGGCGATCTCCGCTATGGTTCAAAAATTCCGCTCGGCAAGATGATTGCCCTGCATGCCCGGTCGCTCACCTTTGAGCACCCGGTTCAGAAGCAACCGCTCACGATTTACGCTCCGCTGCCTAGCGACTGGAAGCCTTTCGTGAACCCGCTGCTCTGGGAAAAATTTCAGACGGCAGGAGAGAGTACGGCAGAGTCTAGCAACAGATAG
- a CDS encoding proline racemase family protein — MTYISRQWIQVVDSHTGGEPTRLIYAGQPWPFASSQEDASTFQESPSPSVLSGLRKAIDGSSLILPKTMSERRQFLETEADWLRTASLLEPRGSDVLVGAILTPLEHSSSQAGVVFCNNTGYLGMCGHGMIGVVVSLGQMGLIAPGPLTIDTPVGPIAATWSGGASVTLTNVWSYRYRHAVSLDVPGLGVVTGDIAWGGNWFFLISEEVHQKSLDLGNLRDLLAYTSQIRNSLEQQGITGAHGAEIDHVELFASCDSSIADSQNFVLCPGGAYDRSPCGTGTSAKLACLVADGKVAEGGLWRQKSIVGSCFQAKALAIREGERGLEVLPQLTGEAYVTGVSTLQIDEADPFRWGILPPQ; from the coding sequence GTGACGTACATTTCCAGGCAATGGATCCAGGTTGTCGATAGCCATACGGGTGGTGAACCCACACGACTGATCTATGCAGGTCAGCCGTGGCCCTTCGCAAGCAGCCAGGAAGACGCGTCAACTTTTCAAGAGTCGCCATCACCATCGGTATTGAGCGGTTTGCGAAAGGCGATCGATGGTTCATCGTTAATCCTGCCGAAAACAATGTCCGAAAGACGGCAGTTTCTGGAGACGGAGGCCGACTGGCTGAGAACTGCCAGCCTGCTCGAACCGCGTGGCTCGGATGTGCTCGTCGGTGCCATTTTGACACCTCTCGAGCATTCCTCGTCTCAAGCGGGCGTGGTTTTCTGCAATAACACAGGCTATCTCGGTATGTGTGGCCACGGGATGATCGGTGTCGTCGTCTCACTGGGACAGATGGGCCTGATTGCTCCCGGCCCGTTGACAATCGATACGCCCGTTGGACCGATTGCAGCGACATGGAGTGGTGGCGCCTCGGTCACTTTGACAAACGTCTGGAGCTATCGATATCGACACGCTGTCTCATTGGATGTACCAGGCTTGGGAGTCGTCACCGGCGATATTGCCTGGGGGGGCAACTGGTTCTTTCTGATTAGCGAAGAGGTTCATCAGAAGTCACTCGATCTGGGGAATCTGCGAGACTTGCTGGCCTATACATCGCAGATTCGCAATTCACTGGAGCAGCAGGGGATTACAGGCGCACACGGTGCCGAAATCGACCACGTCGAATTATTCGCCAGTTGCGATTCGAGTATTGCTGACAGCCAGAACTTTGTGCTCTGCCCTGGTGGTGCCTACGATCGTTCACCTTGCGGCACAGGGACCAGTGCTAAACTGGCTTGTCTGGTGGCCGATGGAAAAGTGGCCGAAGGGGGTCTCTGGCGACAAAAAAGCATTGTGGGAAGCTGTTTTCAGGCCAAAGCCCTTGCGATTCGAGAAGGCGAAAGGGGCTTGGAAGTGCTGCCACAGTTGACTGGTGAGGCTTATGTGACAGGGGTGTCTACGCTCCAGATCGATGAGGCGGATCCATTCCGCTGGGGAATATTGCCGCCCCAATAA
- a CDS encoding SGNH/GDSL hydrolase family protein, whose protein sequence is MHPAIDSSVLQTTRTQRLLRISGRRRAPCQSLARRLLTISSRLCAILLASWVIAQSAMAQVDVEENDVIVFYGDSITQGGQYVDLVETWLLASRPDWKGRIYNRGISSETLSGLTEADHKPPRPCALDRFTRDLPPLKPAIIVSCFGMNDGIYHPFDWNRFFAYRDGVLSMLDRSFGEALAEDVIILTPPPFDPYQRKASDLKATHFGYRFPYLNYNDTLGTYSQWLLTLSERDHVHVGDLHSSMNDWLARRREEDVSFHLAPDAVHPNTTGHWLMAMTAAKMLSLQQTDVERVFVPGNSETIYRASTTENVPWFIPDVDEKLLAWHCEEGHLPQPAWQADLSELDDEPDDRQIRLTANNDEVWLGTLGQLRDGINLPNLEIPPLKARAEKLHQAVASRRKIEYQAWRRSFAPQKETPPKPEETPEAIADQLAQLATIIEVQRLPVIINWVIELR, encoded by the coding sequence ATGCACCCAGCGATTGACTCTTCAGTCCTACAGACAACAAGAACTCAGCGACTATTGCGAATATCGGGCCGCCGGCGAGCCCCCTGCCAGTCGTTAGCACGCCGCCTGTTGACGATCAGTTCCCGACTGTGTGCCATCCTGCTGGCCAGCTGGGTGATTGCACAGTCGGCCATGGCCCAGGTTGATGTCGAAGAGAATGACGTGATCGTGTTCTACGGAGACAGCATCACTCAAGGTGGCCAGTATGTCGATCTGGTCGAAACATGGCTGTTGGCTTCAAGGCCCGATTGGAAAGGCCGCATTTACAATCGCGGAATCAGCAGCGAAACACTTTCGGGGCTGACGGAAGCTGATCACAAACCACCCAGGCCTTGCGCTCTAGATCGATTCACGCGCGATCTTCCTCCGCTGAAGCCTGCGATTATTGTGAGTTGCTTTGGCATGAACGATGGCATTTACCATCCGTTCGACTGGAACCGATTCTTTGCTTATCGCGATGGTGTGCTCTCGATGCTGGATCGCAGCTTTGGAGAAGCTCTCGCGGAAGATGTCATTATTCTCACGCCGCCACCTTTTGATCCTTATCAGCGAAAGGCCAGCGACCTGAAGGCCACACATTTTGGCTATCGGTTCCCTTACCTGAATTATAACGACACTTTGGGAACCTACTCACAATGGCTGCTGACTCTCAGCGAGCGTGACCATGTCCATGTGGGAGATCTCCACAGTTCGATGAATGATTGGCTGGCCAGACGCCGGGAAGAGGACGTTTCGTTTCATTTAGCACCTGATGCCGTCCACCCGAATACGACTGGCCACTGGTTAATGGCGATGACTGCCGCGAAGATGCTCAGCCTGCAGCAGACCGATGTCGAACGAGTTTTTGTCCCTGGTAACTCCGAGACGATTTACAGAGCGTCCACCACAGAAAACGTGCCGTGGTTTATTCCTGATGTCGATGAGAAACTTCTCGCCTGGCACTGTGAAGAAGGTCACCTCCCCCAGCCTGCCTGGCAGGCCGATCTTTCAGAACTCGACGACGAACCCGATGATCGACAGATTCGACTGACAGCCAATAATGATGAAGTCTGGCTGGGAACGCTGGGCCAGTTGCGCGATGGGATCAATCTGCCAAATCTGGAAATTCCACCACTGAAGGCTCGTGCTGAAAAGCTGCATCAGGCAGTCGCGAGCCGGCGAAAGATTGAGTATCAGGCGTGGCGGCGATCCTTCGCACCTCAGAAAGAGACGCCACCGAAACCCGAAGAGACGCCTGAAGCCATTGCTGATCAACTCGCTCAACTCGCGACAATCATCGAAGTCCAGAGACTGCCGGTAATCATCAACTGGGTCATTGAGCTTCGATAA